The Candidatus Saccharimonadales bacterium genome includes a region encoding these proteins:
- a CDS encoding ATP-binding protein translates to MLNVAFLIYIRTLKLQGDEATWLTFCIGAVSVFGFAETMQRLSLTIDGAMFWATMGGVATEVIPVATFLFALAYTRPTSWYSSKVAYILLATMLMIFYQASSTDLIFFTDPGHVMQYSWGFNNEIGDAYIAQAIWQLVFFGAAFWLLLHLYRTTTNTVIKKQSMLFLVAIGVPVIGGMITDLVLPALYITTLPPLATFFSVVTAAGLVYGIARYRVLRVSPSLLAHNILSAMHEAVIATNDQSEIEYMNAEAEKIFGRQTTRPIIFRLFDQFDNDGFDANIIKLQQGETYTLDNLTVTDQESKKVYMQAQVSKLHSDSLIEGYLFVLSDVTELKQSYKALEAADTKLIHEKQNVERKVHERTQELTEQRARLEASINSLNAGYLMTDRTNNILIMNGAAQHMLFGRTDAATKYTLEDIAKIFGTDFQFVRSVEACLENDRPIVTDAVLQNGKMLKVFLAPISDTTVETDQKLGVVVLIEDITEAKVLERSREEFFSIASHELRTPLTAIRGNASMIKQFYAAQLQDTELHQMVDDIEISSVRLIEIVNDFLDASRLEQGKIQFHSEAFRIEEILENVVYEMSALASQKHTHIQIDKTLHATSLVYADKNRVKQVIYNLVGNAMKFTDKGAITITVEPAAASLKVKITDTGPGISKENQNLLFRKFQQAGNSLLTRETSRGTGLGLYISKLLIDGMGGKMALERSEVGRGSTFSFTVPLATQAQIDAPLATKQL, encoded by the coding sequence ATGCTTAACGTTGCATTTCTCATATATATCCGTACCCTCAAACTCCAGGGAGACGAAGCGACATGGCTAACGTTTTGTATCGGTGCAGTTAGTGTTTTCGGGTTCGCCGAGACAATGCAGCGGCTTTCATTGACGATTGACGGTGCAATGTTTTGGGCAACGATGGGCGGTGTAGCCACAGAAGTAATACCGGTAGCCACATTCTTATTCGCGCTTGCATATACCCGGCCGACGTCTTGGTATTCGAGCAAAGTCGCATACATACTGCTGGCAACGATGCTCATGATCTTCTATCAGGCTAGTAGTACTGACCTGATATTTTTCACGGATCCTGGCCATGTCATGCAGTACTCATGGGGCTTTAATAATGAAATTGGTGATGCGTATATAGCGCAAGCCATATGGCAATTAGTGTTTTTTGGGGCCGCTTTTTGGCTGTTGCTGCATCTATATCGCACGACTACGAATACTGTTATCAAAAAACAGTCCATGCTATTTTTGGTTGCCATCGGTGTACCTGTTATCGGCGGTATGATTACCGATCTAGTATTGCCGGCTCTGTATATCACGACATTGCCGCCGCTGGCTACCTTCTTTAGTGTTGTTACTGCCGCTGGCCTTGTCTATGGAATTGCACGTTACCGGGTCTTGCGGGTTAGTCCGTCGCTGCTTGCACACAATATTCTGTCAGCCATGCATGAGGCCGTCATTGCGACCAACGATCAATCAGAAATTGAGTACATGAACGCCGAAGCTGAGAAAATTTTTGGCCGTCAGACGACACGCCCGATAATATTTCGTTTATTCGACCAGTTCGACAATGATGGGTTTGACGCAAATATTATAAAGTTGCAGCAAGGCGAAACCTATACTTTGGATAACCTGACGGTTACGGACCAGGAGTCTAAAAAGGTATACATGCAGGCTCAAGTGTCCAAACTGCACAGCGATAGTCTGATCGAAGGCTATTTGTTTGTTTTGTCTGATGTCACAGAACTGAAGCAGTCGTATAAAGCACTCGAGGCTGCCGACACAAAACTTATTCACGAAAAACAAAATGTTGAACGCAAGGTACATGAGCGTACTCAGGAGCTGACTGAACAACGGGCGCGGCTTGAGGCTTCCATCAACAGTCTGAACGCCGGGTATCTGATGACCGATCGCACGAATAATATATTAATTATGAATGGAGCTGCGCAGCATATGCTGTTCGGTCGAACTGACGCAGCGACTAAGTATACGCTCGAAGACATTGCAAAAATCTTTGGTACGGACTTTCAGTTTGTACGATCAGTTGAAGCCTGTCTGGAAAACGACAGGCCTATCGTCACGGACGCTGTTCTGCAAAACGGTAAAATGCTAAAAGTATTTTTGGCGCCGATTAGCGATACGACAGTTGAGACAGATCAAAAACTCGGAGTCGTAGTGCTTATCGAAGATATCACCGAGGCCAAGGTGCTTGAACGCAGCCGGGAAGAATTCTTCTCGATTGCATCGCACGAACTCCGTACGCCGCTCACGGCTATTCGCGGCAATGCCTCCATGATCAAGCAGTTTTATGCTGCGCAGCTGCAGGACACGGAACTGCATCAAATGGTTGATGATATTGAGATATCAAGCGTCCGTCTCATTGAAATTGTCAATGATTTCCTGGATGCTTCGCGCTTAGAGCAGGGGAAAATACAATTTCACTCTGAGGCTTTCCGGATTGAGGAAATTCTTGAGAATGTCGTATATGAAATGAGCGCGCTTGCGAGTCAGAAACACACGCATATACAGATCGATAAGACGCTTCACGCAACATCGCTTGTGTATGCTGACAAGAACCGTGTAAAACAAGTGATATACAACCTTGTTGGCAATGCTATGAAATTTACCGATAAGGGAGCGATTACCATTACGGTAGAACCGGCAGCCGCTTCGCTGAAAGTCAAAATAACTGATACAGGACCCGGTATATCAAAAGAAAACCAAAACTTGCTTTTCCGTAAGTTCCAGCAAGCTGGCAATAGTCTCCTGACGCGTGAGACAAGCCGTGGTACGGGACTCGGGCTCTATATATCAAAGCTCCTGATTGACGGTATGGGCGGCAAAATGGCCTTAGAGCGATCGGAAGTCGGCAGAGGATCCACGTTCTCGTTTACGGTACCGCTTGCGACGCAGGCTCAGATCGATGCACCTTTAGCCACGAAACAGCTGTAG
- the rplU gene encoding 50S ribosomal protein L21 — translation MSKAISAVIATGSHQYIVSVGDTLNVELIESDDKSVSFEPLLVIDGNKVSVGAPAVSGVKVVADVLEEVRADKVTSIRYKAKKRVHKVRGHRQRLTPIKITKIA, via the coding sequence ATGAGCAAAGCAATCTCCGCAGTTATTGCAACTGGTAGTCACCAATACATTGTAAGCGTCGGCGACACACTGAATGTTGAATTAATCGAAAGCGACGATAAGTCTGTTTCCTTCGAACCGCTACTGGTCATCGACGGTAACAAAGTCAGCGTCGGCGCACCTGCCGTGTCTGGCGTTAAGGTCGTTGCTGATGTCCTTGAAGAAGTTCGGGCTGACAAGGTCACTAGCATCCGCTACAAGGCTAAAAAACGCGTTCACAAAGTTCGCGGTCACCGTCAACGTCTGACTCCGATCAAAATTACCAAAATAGCGTAA